The Paenarthrobacter aurescens region GGTTTCTACGACGCTAACGTTCAGGGAAGCTTCGACCTGCAGAACTCGGACGATGGCTACTACCGGAACATGACGGTGCTGTACGGCCTAAAGAACTCGATCAACACGGCCACGTTCGCCTCGGCAGCCCAAGTAGACCTTTGTGGAATCCAAAAGATAGTGGATGCAACCGGAATCCACGGCGGCCTTCCCGCCCGTGATGAAACCGGCAAGATTACGGACCCGAACCCTCAGGTTCAGATGACCCGTTTGTCCAACCTGATCGGTGCAACGCAGACCGCACCCCTGACCATGGCCTCGGCCTTCGCAACCTTCGCCGCTGACGGCAAGTACTGCGAGCCCATCGCTATAACGTCCGTCAAGGACCAGTCCGGGGCCGATCTTCCGGCGCAGTCCTCCAGCTGTAAGGATGCGGTTAAGCCCGAAGTCGCCCGCGGTGTTGCTTACGCCATGGGCAAGGTGCTGGACGAAGGTTCCGGCTCCCTGATCCGCCCGGCCCTTAACTCCAAGAACTTCCCGGTGGCGGCCAAGACCGGTACTAACGACTCCAACGGCTCCACCTGGGTTGTCGGCTACACCAGCGGTTTGGCAACGGCCTCTTGGTTCGGTGACCCTTTGGGTGATCAGCTTCGCCCGGGTCGTAACCTCACAGTTAATGGCCAGTTCTACAAAGCCATCGACGGTTACATGATCGCCGGCCCGCAGTTCACCAACTACATGCTGGCTGTGGCTCCTGCTTATGGCACCAACCCCTTCCAGCAGCCGCCGTCGAACCTGCTCGGCACGGCTCCCGCCCCGCAGCGCAACAACACGCCGTCCAGTAACCCCCCGGCCAATCCTGCACCGTCCACAGGAAACGGCAACAACGGGAACGGTAACAACGGCAACGGCAACAAGAACTGACCATGACGTTTAGTGATTCATTGGCAAACCGCGTCCGCACTGTCGGGCGCGGTTTCGCCGTCACTGCTGCCTTCGGAGCAGCAGCAGGCACAGCGGCCGCCGCTTACGGGTGGTGGGAGAAGGACCAGTTCGAGGTCCGTCACGAAACCCTGCCCATTCTCCCGGAGGGCTCCAGGCCGCTCCGTGTCCTGCACCTGAGCGATATCCACTTCGTCCCCGGTCAGGACAAGAAGACGCAGTGGCTGCAATCGCTGGCCGATCTCAAGCCTGACCTCGTGGTCAACACCGGCGATAACCTCAGCCACACCAAGGCCGTTGATCCCCTGATCCAGGCTCTGCGGCCCCTGCTGGAATTCCCGGGTGTTTTTGTTCCGGGTTCCAACGACTACTACGCTCCCCGGATCAAGAACCCGGTTGGCTACTTCCGTGGCCCTTCCCGGATGCGCACCGACCCCATTGCCTTGGATTGGCCGAAGCTCCGCTCGGCGTTCGGCATGGGCGGCTGGATAGACCTCACCAACCGAGCCCAGTCAGTGGTGCTGAACGGTTTGCGGTTCGACTTCTCCGGGGTTGATGATCCGCACCTGGGCCGTGAACGCTACGCCGGTTGGCCACGCGGCACCGTTAATCAGGACGCCCGCCCGCATCTGAAGGTAGCTGTCATTCACGCCCCGTATCAGCGCGTGCTGGACCACTTCACTGAGGCCGGAGCGGATCTGATCCTTGCCGGTCACACCCACGGCGGCCAAATCTGCGTCCCTGGTTTCGGTGCGCTCGTCTCCAACTGCGACCTCCCCAATTGGCGTGCCAAGGGCCTCCACGATTGGGAAAGCGATAGCTTCACGACGCCGGTGAACGTCTCAGGCGGCATCGGCACCTCCCGCTTCGCGCCGGTCCGCATCGCCTGCCGCCCGGAAGCAGTGCTGCTGACGCTCACGCCGCGCAGCTAGAGCCGCTCGATCGAAAGAGACGGGGATCATTACGTTTCTCAATAACTGGGTCAAACATTTCACCGGCGTTGCGTTGTCCTGTGAAACGAATCACGCCATGGCATAGGGTAGTTGCTACGGGAAACTACCTCCGCACCATCTGAAGATCCAGCTGTTGAGAAGCGGGCATGTCCAAGCAAACGTCTTTCTTTACCTCCGTCGGCCGCCTGTACCCTCATGTGCGGCCCATCCTCCCCCGACTATTCATGGGCCTGATCTGCGCCCTGCTGGCCAGCATTGTCGCGCTGACCATCCCGCAGGTGTTGCGTGTCTTGGTCAACAACTCGCTGCAGCCAGGCGGTTCCACGGACGCCGTCTGGATTGCCGCCGTCGTGATTCTTGCCTTGGGTATTGCCGAGGCGGGATTGGTGGCCTTGCGCCGGCAGTTCGTGATCAATCCGGCCACCACGGTTGAGACCCGTATGCGCGTGACCCTGTACGGCCACCTGCAGCAGCTCACGGTGGCTTTCCATGATCGCTGGGGTTCCGGCCAGCTGCTGTCCCGCGCCATGACGGACCTGAGCTTCCTGCGCCGCTGGATGGCGTTCGGCGCAATCATGTTGGTGGTCACCACGCTGACGGTGATCATCGGCGTCGGCGTGATGTTCTCCATGAGCTGGCAACTGGCGCTGATCTTCCTGGCAGCGGCCGTGCCGATCATGATCAACTCCTTCCGTTTCCGCCGCCGCTTCAGCTTGGTCACCCGCCTCAGCCAGGACCAAGCCGGGGATCTCGCCACCACCGTGGAGGAATCCGTCCACGGCATCCGCGTCCTGAAGGCTTTTGGTCGGAGCCGCGAAGCGCTGGAGAACTTCAACGGCCAGGCAGAGGAACTGCGCCAGACGGAGATCGCCAAGGCCAAGCAGCAAGCTGGCTTCACGCTGGTGGTGACGCTGCTGCCGGAGCTCGCGCTGGGCGTGGGGCTGGTGGTGGGCATCATGCTTGCTGCGAGCGGACAACTCAGCATCGGCGCTTTGGTGGCTTTCTTCGCAACAGCTGCTGTGGTGGCCACACCAGTGGAATTTTCCGGCATGCTCCTGGCCATGGCACTGACTGCCAAGACGGCCTTGGACCGCCACTTTGAGGTGATGGACACGGAGAACACCATCACCTCACCTGACCATCCGGTGGTTCCGGAAACAGTGAGGGGCGCCTTGCGCTTTGAGCACGCAGCTTTCGGTTTCGACGACGGCGGCACCCTCCTCCACGATGTCACCTTGGACATCCGCCCCGGTGAGACCATGGCTCTGGTAGGCATCACGGGCAGCGGCAAGAGCGCGCTGCTCCAACTGGTCCCCCGCCTGTATGACGTCACGTCCGGCGCGGTGACCATTGACGGCGTGGATGTCCGTGACTATGACATTGACGAACTCCGGAAGATCGTTGCCGTGGCGTTCGAGGACACTACCCTGTTCTCCAGTTCCGTGCGGGACAACGTCCTTCTGGGAGCCCCCGATCCCACGGATGCCGCCCTGGACGAGGCCTTGGACGTTGCCCAAGCACAGTTCGCGTACTCGTTGCCGGACGGCGTGGACACGTTGATCGGCGAGGAAGGTTTGAGCCTGTCCGGTGGTCAGCGGCAACGCATCGCGTTGGCCCGTGCCATCGCCGCGAAGCCCAAGGTTCTGATCCTCGACGATCCCCTGTCCGCCCTGGACGTCAATACGGAGGAACGCGTGGAAGCCCGTCTGCGCGAGGTCCTGCGCGAGACCACCACGCTGATCGTTGCGCACCGCCCGTCCACTGTGGCTTTGGCGGACCGGGTGGCATTGCTCCAAAACGGAACCATCACCGCCGTCGGGACCCATACGGAACTGTTGGCCGAAAACGATCATTACCGCTACGTCATCGCCAGCCTGGACGCCGGTCCCAAGGACCTGGACACCGAACTGGACGAGCTCGAAGAAGCTGAGGAGGCCCGCCGGTGAGTGCCGCAACATTTGGAACCGCCAACGAGGACAACACGCTCCTCAGCAAAGCAGACAGCAAAGCCGTACGACGCCGGTCGCTCACCTTGCTTGCCTCACTCATCCGTCCGGTGCGGTTGCGTTTCTGGCTGACCATTGTGATGGTGGTGATCTCGCAGCTCACCCGGGTTGCCGGGCCTGCACTGATCGCCTTCGGAATAGACAACGCTCTTCCCGCACTGCAGGCCGGCGACAACGGGCCTTTGGTGCTGGCAGGTTCCCTCTACCTGGCGGCTGCGATTGCTACGGCTGGAATGACTGCGCTGTACGTGACATCCACTGCCCGGCTCAGCCAGGCCATGCTGCTGGATCTGCGCCTGCGCGTCTTCCGGCACACCCAGCGGTTGAGCCTGGAATTCCACGAGAAGTACACGTCCGGACGCATCATTGCCCGGCAAACATCTGATCTGGAAGCGTTGCGCGAGCTGTTGGACTCGGGCGTGAGTTCCCTCGCGTCCGGGATGCTGTTCATGGTGTTCACTGCTGTGACCGTTTTCGCTTTGGACTGGCGCAGCGGTTTGATCGTCCTCGCCGCAGGCGTCCCCATGTTCTTCCTTGCCCGTTGGTACCAGAAGCATTCACAAATCGCCTTCCGTGAGTCCCGCGTGGTGTCCGCCCGGCTGATCGTCCACTTTGTGGAAACCATGACCGGTATCCGTGCAGTGAAAGCATTCCGCAAAGAGCGCGAGAACGCCTCCCGATACGGCGAGCTGGCCGAGGATTACCGCAAGAACACTGTCCGCTCCATCAACTTGAACGGCATCTTCCAGCCGGGCCTGGTGCTGATCGGCAACGTGTGCGTGGCCGTGGTCCTGCTCTTTGGCGGCTTCAGGGTGTTGAGCGGAGACCTGGCTGTTGGCGTTCTGCTGGCGCTCATCCTGTCCACCAAGCGCTTCTTCCAGCCAGTGGACCAGATGGCCATGTTCTACAACTCCTTCCAGAGCGCCCAGGCTGCACTGGAAA contains the following coding sequences:
- a CDS encoding metallophosphoesterase; its protein translation is MTFSDSLANRVRTVGRGFAVTAAFGAAAGTAAAAYGWWEKDQFEVRHETLPILPEGSRPLRVLHLSDIHFVPGQDKKTQWLQSLADLKPDLVVNTGDNLSHTKAVDPLIQALRPLLEFPGVFVPGSNDYYAPRIKNPVGYFRGPSRMRTDPIALDWPKLRSAFGMGGWIDLTNRAQSVVLNGLRFDFSGVDDPHLGRERYAGWPRGTVNQDARPHLKVAVIHAPYQRVLDHFTEAGADLILAGHTHGGQICVPGFGALVSNCDLPNWRAKGLHDWESDSFTTPVNVSGGIGTSRFAPVRIACRPEAVLLTLTPRS
- a CDS encoding ABC transporter ATP-binding protein; amino-acid sequence: MSKQTSFFTSVGRLYPHVRPILPRLFMGLICALLASIVALTIPQVLRVLVNNSLQPGGSTDAVWIAAVVILALGIAEAGLVALRRQFVINPATTVETRMRVTLYGHLQQLTVAFHDRWGSGQLLSRAMTDLSFLRRWMAFGAIMLVVTTLTVIIGVGVMFSMSWQLALIFLAAAVPIMINSFRFRRRFSLVTRLSQDQAGDLATTVEESVHGIRVLKAFGRSREALENFNGQAEELRQTEIAKAKQQAGFTLVVTLLPELALGVGLVVGIMLAASGQLSIGALVAFFATAAVVATPVEFSGMLLAMALTAKTALDRHFEVMDTENTITSPDHPVVPETVRGALRFEHAAFGFDDGGTLLHDVTLDIRPGETMALVGITGSGKSALLQLVPRLYDVTSGAVTIDGVDVRDYDIDELRKIVAVAFEDTTLFSSSVRDNVLLGAPDPTDAALDEALDVAQAQFAYSLPDGVDTLIGEEGLSLSGGQRQRIALARAIAAKPKVLILDDPLSALDVNTEERVEARLREVLRETTTLIVAHRPSTVALADRVALLQNGTITAVGTHTELLAENDHYRYVIASLDAGPKDLDTELDELEEAEEARR
- a CDS encoding ABC transporter ATP-binding protein, encoding MSAATFGTANEDNTLLSKADSKAVRRRSLTLLASLIRPVRLRFWLTIVMVVISQLTRVAGPALIAFGIDNALPALQAGDNGPLVLAGSLYLAAAIATAGMTALYVTSTARLSQAMLLDLRLRVFRHTQRLSLEFHEKYTSGRIIARQTSDLEALRELLDSGVSSLASGMLFMVFTAVTVFALDWRSGLIVLAAGVPMFFLARWYQKHSQIAFRESRVVSARLIVHFVETMTGIRAVKAFRKERENASRYGELAEDYRKNTVRSINLNGIFQPGLVLIGNVCVAVVLLFGGFRVLSGDLAVGVLLALILSTKRFFQPVDQMAMFYNSFQSAQAALEKVSGLLEEVPTVRPPKNPVALKSSRGEIDFKGVEFGYNDGALVVPTLDLHIPAGQTIALVGQTGAGKSTLAKLVARFYDVTSGAITLDGIDLRDLSTTDLRRAVVMVTQEAFLFSGSVADNISLGRPEASRAEIEAAAAAVGAHEFIMSLPEGYDTDVNKRGGRVSSGQRQLIGFARAFLAAPAVLILDEATSSLDIPSERMVQQGLSNLLEGVAGGRGARTAIIIAHRLSTVETADRVLVVHDGRIVEDGTPAELISGGGRFAQLHGAWRDSLV